In Lolium rigidum isolate FL_2022 chromosome 3, APGP_CSIRO_Lrig_0.1, whole genome shotgun sequence, the genomic window GctgcctccgactccacctccacCAACGGCGTACAATCCATGGGTGGCTCCActtccacctccaccgccggcggTAAGCGTATGTTCCGTCGGTTGCCAACTAGCCGTGGTAGGTACCGGATTTCGTCGTgctcgacgatgacgacgaggagtaggcgcaggagttagtttttatattttatattttccttTCATTACTATTATGTTTAAAAAGgcaaaacccaaaaaaaaaaaatgcgtcgccgtggggcgcggtcgatttcgaccatttaagCCGTCATAAACGGACACGCGCGAATATTTTAGGTGTCTGAAATGCATCGCCCGATCCGAAATGCATAGTCCGATATAATCTGCATATCCGAATGCACACATCCGGTTATTATCTGCTCCTCTCCGAATTCGGCAAAAGAAAATATGGTAAAAGATATGAAGAGAGATTATCCGGTGCGATCGGTTTACATGCCTAGAAGCCATGGACGAAAACGAAAGCGAAGCCACCCGAGCAACTGATGAAAAAGGGGCCCGGCCAGCGGAGAAAGCGCACGGCAGGTCACATCTGCCCTCAGCCCACATGACTTGCTCTGAAGTCTTCAGTTGCTCTATAGCCATCTGAATCAGACCGCCTCCGCCGCATCAGCCCGCCCGGGTCTGTCCAGCACCCGGCTACAGGTACACCTCTTACTATCTACCTTCTTCCTTGCCAACGCGCGGCATTGGTTGCTCTGCAGTTCTGCCTGAAATCCTGCAAATTTGAAAGGATGATTAATTGACACAGGCATTTGCAAGATTGTGGCATCGGTTCAGCGTGCGAACATTCTGATGCTTTGGTTAATAGGGACCGGAGCTTCAATCAATACTATAGAACAAGTCCCAAGTCAGCAGACACGAGCCATGGCGGCAGTCGGGGGTATGCTCGGCTCTGCCGTCATCAAGGTGGTGATTGGACAGATCGGTTCCGTCATCGGAGGCGAAATCAAGCTGCACTGGAACATGAAAAAGGATCTCGAGAATATGAAGATGACGCTGGAGTCGGTAGATGCCGTGCTCAGCGACGCCGAGGTGCTGTCTGTCACGGATAACTCGGCGCTTCTGTGGCTGAAGCGGCTCAAGGACGCCATGTACGACATCTTCGACATGCTTGATGACTTCGAAGCTGACACCGACCTGGTATGAAAGATTGTAACCATTTCATTGTGGATCTGAATGCTGCTGTTTTCTATGATTTTTTTCCTGACATATAACTGGGCTGCTCTTCTCTAAGATATGAACTGACGGAACTAAATTGATTTGCACAATGAACTAGATCTGAAACCATTTTATAGTAAAAATTCCTTGGTACTGACCAATCAAATTGTATCACTTGCAGTGGGCAGCTACGATGAATAAGATTAAGATGCCACgtaagatgaagaagatgcaaaagCGCCTACAAAAAATAGCAGATGACCGTAACAATTACCGTGTTCTACCAGAAACACGCAGCGAGGTGAAGCAAGTTCCTGATACCCGGGAGACAGCAGGGAATGTGGAAGAAGCAGAAATCATTGGAAGGACCCATGAAAAACTGCAAATCTTGGCTTGTATATCAGGGACCACCACTAAAGAAACCATCATCTTTACCATATGTGGCATTGGAGGCATTGGAAAAACCACCTTGGCAAAATTAGTTTTCAATGATTCTGAGTTCGAAAAATACTCTAAGGTGTGGGTCTATGTGTCCCAGAAATTTGAACTGAAAAAGATTGGCAACACCATAATATCACAACTATCACCGGGGAGCCTGATATCCGATGATTTTCATAGTATTCAGACTCGTCTTCGAGATCTGTTTAGTGGTGAGAAGATCCTCATCATTTTGGATGATCTGTGGGAGAGGGATCCTTCTCACCTACAAGAATTAAAGGCTATGCTGAAGCAGGGTCAGGGGAGCAAGGTGCTGGTTGTGGTTACCACACGTGAGAAAACCATTGCACAAGGAATTGGTACTGTTGATCCATTTGAATTGCCTCCCTTGTCAGATCAAATGTGTTGGCATATACTAAAAGTTAAAAGCAAGTTTGAAACAAGGCAGGATAAAGAGCGCTTGGAGCCTATTGGAGAGGAAATTGCAAAAAAGTGTGGAGGTGTGGCTTTAGCTGCTCAATCGCTTGGGCACATGTTGAAATCCAAGACATATGATGTATGGGATTCCATCAGATCCAACCATATCTGGAATCTATCTACGTCCAAAGAAACACTGTCTACACATGAAGTGCTTGCATCCTTGTTGTTAAGCTACAACTTCATGCCTCCACACTTGAAGTTATGCTTTGCTTATTGTGCAATCTTTCCAAAAGGATACAACATGAACAGTAATGATCTAATTCATCAATGGATTGCTCTTGGATTCATGGAGCCATCTAGTACATTCTCTACTTGGCAGCTCGGTGAGAGTTATATTACAAAGCTTCTGGAGATGTCATTTCTTTTACATTTAAATGTGAGTTACACAATACCTACACAACTAACTGTTgtcttattttattcaaataattattttttgTAGATACTGAGAGTTTGTTTCTGCAAAACCTTTTCGTGCATTATGCTAGAGTAACCACTTTACTATCTCCGTTTTCACATGACTGGTATTTAAAAATGTACATGTGTCATTGTAATCTTTGATCATGCTTCTATGAAGAGGCTATAAATACTTAAAAATGTAAATGCGAAATACTAAACACTTTCATTTGCTCTTTAATTACTTGAGGTTTGTATTTATTGACTTTGCATATCATTATTTTTTACTCATAGTATAAATATTGCATGATGCAAATATTGTAGAGCCTCGTTGACTCTGACTCCAGCTCTGCAATTCCAACTCATCTTCCCCATGCAGAGTTTTGTTTATAATTAGTGTgttattattatttatttatttttgctcGAGGAACCGTTCATGTTTTTGAGTTTCGTATACCTGAGGTAGTCAAATCTGTTTCATCGTGGTTCTGTTAATCTCGAATCCTTATATTAAGTATGTGTTGTTAATGGGTTTTTTTAACAACTTAAATGTGTTCTTACTTGTGAATCGCTGCAAAATAGCAGGAAATAGTggctttgatttctctccatgttGCTGCATCCATGTCTCTGGTAGTTATAGTCTTGTTGGAAACATGAACGAATTCGAATTGCTACGGCATCTTGAGCCACTTTCACAATTTTAAATATCTTATGGAGAGAGACATAATATTTTACTCGGTCTCGTTTATTTGCTGCACCTCATATCAATTGTCGATGGAACCTACTACCCGTACTGTTCCTCACTGTATTCCATATTTAAGTTGCAATACGATAGTTGTCTAGAGACTAGATGTGACAGATCTATATAGACTTTTTCCATATTTTAATTGCAATATGATAGTAGTCTAGAGTCTCGTTGACTCTGACTCCGCTCTGAGATTCCAACTCATTTTCTTTATGCAGAGATTTGTTTATAATTAGTTTGTtattactttttttttctttggtcgAGGAATGGTTGGTGTTTTGAGTTTTGTATACCTGAGGTAGTCAAATCTGTTTCGTCGCGGTTGTTTTGATAATATCGAATCCTTACATTAAGTGTATGTTCATGGTTTTTGAACAACTTaaatgtgttcttaattgtgaatCGATGCAAGCTGTTGTGTTGAGCCACTTCTAAAGTTTTAGATATCTTATGGAGAGAGACACAATTTGCTACACGGTCTCGTTAATTTGCTGCACCTCATAATCAATTATACAGTTGTTCCTCACTGTATTCCATATTTAAATCGCAATATGTTAGTAGTCTAGAGACCAGGTCTTACAGTTCTATGTAGACTATTTCCTTATTTAATTTTTTATATTGTGGAAGGGCATTAGATGAAAATGACAATGATTAGAAGAAAAAATAGTTGGAGATTACAAAAGAAACTGTAGACGTAGGAAAAAAGTAAAAAATGCAATAAATTGAATGGAAAACTCAGCAGAGTTATAAACTTTTAATTGTAGACGAAGAATAGAATTCAGTTTGCAATTCATTTATTTATTACTTCCAATTCCTAATAGGGGAAAACCAGTAAGTCTTACACTATTGTATGTTATTCCTGCAGATTGACACCCAATATTATAGTGAAAAAAAAGGTGCTACATGGTTCATGATGCATGACCTGGTGCATGACCTCGCAAGATCGGTCATGGCTGACGAATATAACTTAGAGGGCCCCAACTGCCGCTATGCATGGCTGACAGATTGTAGGATGCCATTGAAGTCGTCCACAAATTCACCTGCAAAAATAAGGTCGCTGCATTTTGCAGATAAAGTTTCAAAAAGTGATGCATTTTCATTAGCTAAGCAAGTTCGTGTCTTAGATTTAAGCATAGACAGTATGCATGATTTGACACTTTCTATTGGTCAACTGAAGCAGTTGAGGTATCTTAGCCTTTCATGTGGTAAGGTTCCAATTAAGCCCAGGGTTATTGGTATGCTCTCGAAGTTGAATTATCTTACAATTCATTCCCATGGTCTTAGAGTATTGCCAGCCTCGATTGGTGAAATGAAAGGTCTGATGCATCTTGACTTATCTGGTTGTTCGAGACTAGAAGAACTCCCATTGTCATTTGCAGAGATGAGAGAGTTGGTATATCTGGATTTATCAGGCTGCTATAGTGTTTCAGGAGTACCCAAAGCTTTGAGTGGCCTAACTAAACTCCAATATTTGGGTTTACAATTATGTCAAGAACTCAGAGGGCTGCCAGATGTCATCATCAATCTCATCGCACTCCGATATTTAAATCTATCACAGTGCTTCCAGTATAATAACTTTGATGGCGATAACTCAAGGGACCTCATTGACCGTATATGCACCCTTCCCAATATGAAGCATCTGGATTTGTCTGGCAATGCTTATGATCCTCTTATAATACCAGATAGTGCAAGCCACCTGAGCAAGCTGGTGCTCGATGGGTGCCACAGAATTATTAGGCTTCCAGAGTGTGTGGACAACATTCGTTTTGATGGGCCAGCCGCCAGGTTGCTGGACTTTGCTGTGCGCGCAGGTGACAGTTGCAGTAACATCTATTTGCTTAAGCATGCAAGTCATGCTGAGTTGTCAATCTCGTTTCTTGAAAATGTGAAGTCCCAAGAAGAGGCACACATTATAAATCTCAGTGAGAAACAGACCATCCTAGAATTAACTTTATCGTGGACCGAGGGTGCAAATAGATCCGTGGATGACGTGAAGTTGCTGACGGAGCTAGTGCCACCAACCACTTTGCAGAGATTTAAAATAGAGGGCTACTGCAGTGTTGGCTTTCCACACTGGCTAATGAGTATGAGCAACCATCTCCCTAATCTTGTCGTGCTGACGATAATGGCTTTGCCAAACTGCAAGAGTGTACCGCCCCTTTGCCAACTACCAAACCTCCGAGAGATTAAGCTCGTCAGAATGAAAAGCCTGGAAGAATGGGACACATCATACTTGAGTGGTGAGGACAGTGTGAATGAGCTTGAAAAAGTGGAGATAGAAAATTGCCCCAAGTTGAGGATAAGACCACACCTTCCAAGAGCAGCATCTTGGTCTATATGGAAAAGCGATAATGTGCTCCTACCACAGAGGGAGAGCATGCCACATATTGATTGTCTGACAGTGACAGCTGGAGACAGCGACATGCCTCTTCATCAGTGGGGTTTTCTTCACCAGCTACTCTTCCTCAGGGAGTTAAGACTTGTTGAATGCAGTAACATCAATTTGACGATCTCTCCAGATATGTGCGGGGCCCTCCATTCCCTTCAGGTACTGGAAGTATGGTACCACGCGAAGCTAGAGGAATTGCCCAATAATATGAGGCAACTCACAAAGCTACAATCATTAACTTTGTATGAATGTCCTAGCTTGAGACAGCTGCCACAATGGATAGGAGAACTCGTGTCGCTCAGGAAACTTAAAATGTGGTCATGCAGTGCCATCATGAATCTGCCAGACAACATACAACAGCTCACAAACCTCCAACAATTGAAAATAAGCACCTGCAACCCTGAGTTAGTGAAGTGGTATAACATAGAGGAGAACCGGAGGAAGCTTGCTCACATAGAACAAAAGGTACATGCCCTGCCATACTGTTTATTATATATTTATTGCTCCTATCTTATTTCACGGAGAACGTTTTCCATGCTATGTACCGTAGTACCACATCTTCCATTTCTGTTCTTCGTTTCATGGAGGACTcttttttttcttcaagaaacgtTATATTTTACATGTCCGTTGCATCATAATTCTTCTTTATTGCCCAAATGGAAATTACGAACTGGAATTGTAGCTAATGATTATACTGAATTCCTTCATTTTATATTTAATTTTGTAGAATATCAGCACTGGGTACTTCAATTTCTTCTGATGGGGGAGGGTTGAGGTTGATGTCCCCTGGTGTGGCCCTTGCTGCAAACGAAGAGAAGGCGGCGGCTACACCAGAGAGGAGGCAGTGCAAAATTAAAATGTTCGTATGAATAAATTCCACGCAGAGAGCTCCAATGGAAGAAGAACAGAAATGTCCATATGAATAAATTCCACGCAGAGAGCTCCACGCCAGAGAGGAGCTTCTGTTTTAGTGTCAGAGTTGTAACTGTTTGTCCTCCTTAATCTCTATTGAACCACTCCGTTGCTGTTGTCCCTCCTCTGTTCGCTACTCTGTTGTTATTGTTACTGTCAGAATTGAAATGAAACGCACAAACGGTTCCTGGTGTAGAACACGCAACTGCTCACGGCTTGAGCAGTATTGCCGATACATGTAACATGGTGGAGACCCTGAGTCAACTGTAATGAAACAGCAGCAGCACCCAGATGCTATGCTCTCTTTCGTACCAACGTTGCTAAATGAGTTTACAATTTGCTAGCATATCTAGGGAAAGACAAACGCAGACACACAGTAGCTACCAGGAAGATGCCTGGCAATAACAGTTTAACTTCTTGCATCACACAACTTAATTTAGGCGCTTGTTCACAACAATTTACAATATGGTTGGCAACACTTCTTGCATCACACAATGTCAGCTACCGGAGAGGAGATATAGCTACAGGGGGTTTTGTGGGCGTGGCTGGCAGGCAGGGTCAGCGGCCACCTTGTTTCTCAATCATCATGGCAACTTGTGCTACAAGCTTACCCAAGTTATGGTGATGTATCTGGCGCCTCTACTATATGCCAAGTACGGGGAGAAGGCTGCAGTAAAGGTGCCAGATACATAACGTTTACTTTTAATAATATTTCACAAGGGGGAAAGCTGCAGTAGCAGGGAAAATGATAATCAACACACCGTGACACAGCATTCTCCAGCACGTACGAGTTCAAAAGGGAAGGAAGACCTTGATTCAATGGCACCATTCTAACTTTATCATCTACAGTATTTACTCTCTTTTTTGCAGATCATCGTTTACAATAATACTCGCAGATCACAACAAAGGTTTCATCAATTTAATTGGATTCCCAGTAACAAACTCACTCGGAATGTGCACTCATGTGCAACAAAAGCATGACTCCGATgatataaaaaaattaaacacAATTTCAAACACCAAAACCATCAATGAAACTAGACAAAAGCATGACTCCGATGATATATCAGACTGAAATGGCATGTGCTGATGAACAGAACGTTATTTATATAGAAATCAATTAGAATGCCCGTTTGCCTGCTTGTCTGCTGAGACACAACAACTAGCACTAGGAGTGGGGAGTTTCTTATAACTTGGTAAAATGATGAAAACAGGAACTTAAGCCAGAAGATCTTCCAATAGGTTAATCTCAAAAGAGCTGTATCTGCAAAATAAGGTTACATATCAGGTAGGTTGAACATGAAAATCACACAGAACAACAGAAGTACCCAAAAAAAATGTGATGTTTATAAAAATCAGTATGTTTTACTCGGAGAGTTATGCATGCTAAGGAACAGAAATCATTGCACATGCAAGCAGGACATAAAATTCGAAGCATCCATACTCGACAGTAACTTAAGTTGTGGCATTTGGACTGTAGGTGTTCAAGACTAGGGAGTAGTAAAACAATACAATGGAAAAGAAAGGCTGCATTCTAGGAATTTGTCAAGGATTGTAATACATAACAAACAACACCCCATAGTGATGAAAGTTACAACACTTTTCCTAGGATCTGTGACTAAATGGGATGAAGATATGAGAGTGCCTGATACTTAGGAAATTGATACACTAAAACTCTGACCCTTTTAAGTATCACGTAACAGAAAACTTTGCCGATAGAGAAGGTACATAGAGCTAAAAGCTATCATTGTGACGTCTAATTAACTGATCATTTGTTTTGTCGCAGATATTTAATTTGAATTAATATTTTGTAGTAAAATAAATTTGACAAAATAAGATCACT contains:
- the LOC124703704 gene encoding putative disease resistance protein RGA4; amino-acid sequence: MAAVGGMLGSAVIKVVIGQIGSVIGGEIKLHWNMKKDLENMKMTLESVDAVLSDAEVLSVTDNSALLWLKRLKDAMYDIFDMLDDFEADTDLWAATMNKIKMPRKMKKMQKRLQKIADDRNNYRVLPETRSEVKQVPDTRETAGNVEEAEIIGRTHEKLQILACISGTTTKETIIFTICGIGGIGKTTLAKLVFNDSEFEKYSKVWVYVSQKFELKKIGNTIISQLSPGSLISDDFHSIQTRLRDLFSGEKILIILDDLWERDPSHLQELKAMLKQGQGSKVLVVVTTREKTIAQGIGTVDPFELPPLSDQMCWHILKVKSKFETRQDKERLEPIGEEIAKKCGGVALAAQSLGHMLKSKTYDVWDSIRSNHIWNLSTSKETLSTHEVLASLLLSYNFMPPHLKLCFAYCAIFPKGYNMNSNDLIHQWIALGFMEPSSTFSTWQLGESYITKLLEMSFLLHLNIDTQYYSEKKGATWFMMHDLVHDLARSVMADEYNLEGPNCRYAWLTDCRMPLKSSTNSPAKIRSLHFADKVSKSDAFSLAKQVRVLDLSIDSMHDLTLSIGQLKQLRYLSLSCGKVPIKPRVIGMLSKLNYLTIHSHGLRVLPASIGEMKGLMHLDLSGCSRLEELPLSFAEMRELVYLDLSGCYSVSGVPKALSGLTKLQYLGLQLCQELRGLPDVIINLIALRYLNLSQCFQYNNFDGDNSRDLIDRICTLPNMKHLDLSGNAYDPLIIPDSASHLSKLVLDGCHRIIRLPECVDNIRFDGPAARLLDFAVRAGDSCSNIYLLKHASHAELSISFLENVKSQEEAHIINLSEKQTILELTLSWTEGANRSVDDVKLLTELVPPTTLQRFKIEGYCSVGFPHWLMSMSNHLPNLVVLTIMALPNCKSVPPLCQLPNLREIKLVRMKSLEEWDTSYLSGEDSVNELEKVEIENCPKLRIRPHLPRAASWSIWKSDNVLLPQRESMPHIDCLTVTAGDSDMPLHQWGFLHQLLFLRELRLVECSNINLTISPDMCGALHSLQVLEVWYHAKLEELPNNMRQLTKLQSLTLYECPSLRQLPQWIGELVSLRKLKMWSCSAIMNLPDNIQQLTNLQQLKISTCNPELVKWYNIEENRRKLAHIEQKNISTGYFNFF